From Rhodoferax sp. AJA081-3, the proteins below share one genomic window:
- a CDS encoding multicopper oxidase family protein, translating to MNNTSHTAPTRREALQWVFGLTSGTAVASLAGCGGSFNATTDTLPDPQVLASSNGLLSLDLNAQYAAQTLTIAAAQATYPGDAKKVATALRSFNGQYMAPTLVLKLGDTLRIKLNNKLPTNVSGQSKVNYLNHQNSTNLHFHGLHVDPREFRPGVFGDYVVDVAEAGVLPGASRQHEVTIPMDHTNGIYWYHPHLHGSSNVQVSSGMFGAILIRDPADKFITSSDIRERVIHVHKVTLNKDGKTESFYDSVNSDASSFLLNGAYQPTIVMRPGEVQNWHFINTASFYPFNPVLDDHTMLLYAKDGNVLDRTFKSVNLATSGDYGSGSTVNNQKWPGNVLYPGNRNSVIVKASNVPGTYYLRSVKAISSDKDEVVARIVVEGFPVSTALPLATDLPRYVDHLPITDAELASHGGKQRNLVLAILPSTSDRLASPIPAGESWFIPLGDGADGMANTVFSSGDASSSAKLSPFQSSLTATQTVALNAVEEWTIQNINGYPHPFHIHVNDSYVVKVNGEAVTPYWADTLPVPPNGGSITFRMRFTDFIGKYVWHCHALDHEDLGMMQLVEVVA from the coding sequence ATGAATAACACGTCTCACACCGCACCCACCCGCCGCGAAGCCCTGCAATGGGTGTTCGGGTTGACGAGTGGCACCGCTGTCGCGTCCCTGGCGGGTTGCGGTGGATCGTTCAACGCGACCACGGACACCCTGCCCGACCCCCAGGTGTTGGCATCTTCAAACGGCCTGCTGAGTCTGGACCTTAATGCGCAGTATGCTGCCCAGACGCTGACCATAGCTGCCGCGCAGGCGACGTACCCGGGGGACGCCAAAAAGGTGGCCACCGCACTGCGCAGTTTTAATGGGCAGTACATGGCGCCTACGCTGGTGCTGAAACTGGGTGACACCCTGCGCATCAAACTCAACAACAAGTTGCCGACCAATGTGTCGGGTCAGTCCAAGGTCAACTACCTCAACCACCAAAACAGCACTAACCTGCATTTCCACGGTCTGCATGTGGACCCCCGAGAATTCAGGCCCGGTGTGTTTGGTGACTATGTAGTGGATGTGGCAGAGGCCGGTGTGCTGCCCGGCGCCAGCCGCCAGCACGAGGTGACCATTCCCATGGACCACACCAATGGCATCTACTGGTACCACCCGCATCTGCATGGATCGTCCAATGTGCAGGTCTCCAGCGGCATGTTTGGTGCCATCCTCATCCGTGACCCAGCCGACAAGTTCATCACGTCGTCTGACATCCGCGAGCGGGTGATCCATGTGCACAAGGTCACGCTGAACAAGGATGGCAAGACCGAGTCCTTCTACGATTCGGTCAACTCCGATGCATCGTCCTTCCTGTTGAACGGTGCCTACCAGCCCACCATCGTGATGCGCCCGGGCGAGGTGCAAAACTGGCACTTCATCAACACGGCGTCGTTCTACCCGTTCAACCCGGTGCTGGACGACCACACCATGCTGCTTTATGCCAAGGACGGCAATGTGCTGGACCGCACCTTCAAGTCCGTCAACCTGGCAACCTCTGGCGACTATGGGTCTGGCAGCACGGTCAACAACCAGAAGTGGCCGGGCAATGTGCTGTATCCGGGCAACCGCAACTCGGTCATCGTCAAGGCCAGCAATGTGCCCGGCACCTACTACCTGCGTTCGGTAAAAGCCATTTCTAGCGACAAGGATGAAGTGGTGGCCCGCATCGTGGTTGAAGGTTTCCCGGTGTCCACAGCGCTGCCGCTGGCCACTGACCTGCCCCGGTATGTCGACCACCTGCCCATCACCGACGCCGAGCTGGCCAGCCATGGTGGCAAACAGCGCAACCTGGTGCTGGCCATCTTGCCCAGCACCAGCGACCGCCTGGCTTCACCCATTCCGGCGGGCGAAAGCTGGTTTATTCCTCTGGGTGATGGTGCCGACGGCATGGCCAACACCGTCTTCTCGTCGGGGGATGCCAGTTCCAGCGCGAAGCTGTCGCCCTTCCAGTCGTCATTGACGGCAACCCAGACCGTGGCCCTGAACGCGGTGGAGGAGTGGACGATCCAGAACATCAACGGATACCCCCATCCCTTCCACATCCATGTCAACGACAGTTATGTGGTCAAGGTCAACGGCGAAGCCGTCACGCCCTACTGGGCAGACACCTTGCCGGTACCTCCCAATGGCGGAAGCATCACCTTCCGGATGCGCTTCACGGACTTCATAGGCAAATACGTGTGGCACTGCCATGCGCTGGACCATGAGGACCTGGGCATGATGCAACTGGTGGAGGTGGTGGCCTAG
- a CDS encoding xanthine dehydrogenase family protein subunit M, producing the protein MNLHTIAAVKRPRSADDIRQWQTGDAWLAGGTWLFSEPQPQLRTLIDLQQLAWPALGVSAQGLDIAATCRIADLYAFKGDSAWTAAPLIQACCECLLASFKIWNAATVGGNLCMSLPAGAMVSLSVALEAQLILLARDGNSRTVAAVEFVTGNNRNILAPGELLRSIHLPTTALTKRFAIRRASLTHLGRSAALLIGTQAQDGGDLLLTITASTPRPMQLRLPRGTTAETLKQALDVAIPSDGYFDDVNGTPAYKRHVTYHFAQEILAELTGATA; encoded by the coding sequence GTGAACCTCCATACGATTGCCGCCGTCAAACGGCCCAGGTCAGCAGATGACATCCGCCAATGGCAGACAGGTGATGCCTGGCTGGCGGGCGGCACCTGGCTGTTTTCAGAACCGCAACCACAGCTGCGCACGCTCATTGATCTGCAGCAACTGGCCTGGCCCGCGCTGGGCGTGTCTGCACAGGGTCTGGACATTGCTGCCACCTGCCGCATCGCCGACCTCTATGCCTTCAAGGGGGACAGCGCCTGGACCGCCGCTCCCTTGATACAGGCCTGTTGCGAATGCCTGCTGGCCTCGTTCAAGATCTGGAATGCAGCCACTGTGGGCGGCAACCTCTGCATGTCCTTGCCAGCGGGTGCCATGGTTTCCTTATCCGTCGCGCTGGAAGCCCAACTCATACTGCTGGCCCGCGACGGTAATTCCCGCACTGTGGCCGCCGTCGAATTTGTTACCGGCAACAACCGCAACATCCTGGCCCCTGGTGAATTGCTGCGCAGCATCCACCTGCCCACCACCGCATTGACCAAACGTTTTGCGATCCGCCGCGCCAGCCTCACCCACCTGGGCCGCTCAGCTGCCTTGCTGATCGGCACACAGGCGCAGGACGGAGGTGACCTGCTACTCACCATCACTGCCTCCACCCCCCGTCCCATGCAGTTGCGGCTGCCACGGGGTACAACTGCCGAAACTCTCAAACAGGCGTTGGATGTCGCCATCCCATCCGATGGCTACTTTGACGACGTAAATGGCACACCCGCCTACAAGCGCCATGTCACCTACCACTTTGCCCAGGAAATTCTTGCCGAACTGACGGGAGCAACCGCATGA
- a CDS encoding molybdopterin-dependent oxidoreductase, whose protein sequence is MSYTINGKVFHAEPAPGQCLRTFVREQGMTGVKKGCDAGDCGACTVWLDGEPVHSCLMPAFRAEGRSVTTLEGLAKGDELHPVQQAFLDANAFQCGYCTAGMIMTVASLDDAQRADLPRAMKGNLCRCTGYRSIEDAIQGKKCAQADVAGQACGASLGNPFGPAIVTGKARYTMDVDATQEFPGLLHLKVVRSPHAHARLRSINRGKALAHPGVVAIFTHEDVPKRLFSTATHEDHLVDPDDTYVLDDVARFVGQRLVAVVAETEAAAEAACRLVEIDYEVLPAVFDPEQAMQPDAPLLHDKGTASVGNIFCNISGEVGSVDAGFAAAHAVHQKTYSTSRVQHVHLETHGSIAWTSDDGRMHVRTSSQAPFITHQKLAYVFGLNASKLHVLTERVGGGFGGKQEMLSEDLCVLASLKTGRPVKWEFTREEQFVGASTRHQMTTDVKLGATKDGVLTAIQVRVVSNTGAYGNHGSETLAAALGNPLTAYRCTNKKADGYAVYTNMVPGGGFRGYGAAQTTFAMECAMDELAQQLGISPFEIRRINMVKPGDWMESVWKDPSDVNFGSYGLDQCMDLVEKNLATPGGLPTPEGKHWREGTGIALAMLDCGPPTEHRSGAVMSMHADGSYHLAVGSTEMGNGSVTSHRQIAASLLNCRADHVAIINADTDLTPYDTGTFASTGTVVAGKAVALTAAALAENILDYTARHTGTDAAQWKLEEGFVVSSERRITLPDLHAAGMRDNHRFEAKRKAYLSPRTTAFNVQGIKLAVHLVTGEIKILRSVHAADIGRLINPMQCRGQVEGAIGMGVGWALTEHMVYDDTGKMRNAALRNYHIPAFADAPRSEVYFADTYDTIGPLGAKAQGECAINPVAPAIANALKNATGVRFAHLPLTPDRIFDQLQATLPT, encoded by the coding sequence ATGAGCTACACCATCAACGGCAAGGTCTTCCACGCCGAGCCCGCACCTGGGCAATGCCTGCGCACCTTTGTGCGGGAGCAGGGTATGACCGGTGTCAAGAAAGGTTGCGACGCCGGTGACTGCGGTGCCTGCACCGTATGGCTAGACGGTGAACCCGTGCATTCCTGCTTGATGCCGGCCTTCCGTGCCGAAGGGCGCTCGGTTACAACCTTGGAAGGACTGGCCAAGGGCGACGAATTACACCCGGTCCAGCAGGCGTTTCTGGATGCCAATGCCTTCCAATGTGGCTATTGCACCGCCGGCATGATCATGACCGTGGCCAGTTTGGACGATGCACAGCGTGCCGACCTGCCCCGGGCGATGAAAGGCAACCTATGCCGCTGTACCGGTTACCGCAGCATAGAAGATGCCATCCAGGGTAAGAAGTGTGCACAGGCCGATGTGGCCGGCCAGGCCTGCGGCGCCAGCCTGGGCAATCCCTTCGGACCAGCCATCGTGACTGGCAAGGCGCGCTACACCATGGATGTGGATGCGACCCAGGAGTTTCCGGGCCTGTTGCACCTCAAGGTCGTTCGCTCACCCCATGCCCATGCACGCCTGCGCAGCATCAACCGCGGCAAGGCGCTGGCACACCCCGGCGTGGTCGCCATCTTCACCCATGAGGATGTGCCCAAACGCCTGTTCAGTACGGCCACCCATGAAGACCACCTAGTGGACCCGGACGACACCTATGTGTTGGATGATGTGGCGCGATTTGTGGGCCAGCGCCTGGTGGCTGTGGTGGCGGAAACCGAAGCTGCAGCAGAGGCCGCTTGCCGCCTGGTGGAGATTGACTACGAGGTTTTGCCCGCCGTATTCGACCCCGAGCAAGCCATGCAGCCCGACGCCCCCCTGTTGCATGACAAAGGGACTGCATCGGTCGGCAATATCTTTTGCAACATCAGCGGAGAAGTCGGCAGTGTGGACGCCGGTTTTGCAGCCGCCCATGCCGTCCACCAAAAGACCTATTCCACCTCCCGCGTGCAACACGTTCACCTGGAGACCCATGGCTCCATTGCCTGGACCAGCGACGACGGTCGCATGCATGTGCGCACCAGCTCGCAGGCCCCCTTCATCACGCACCAGAAACTGGCCTATGTGTTTGGCCTCAATGCCAGCAAACTCCATGTGTTAACCGAACGGGTTGGCGGCGGTTTTGGCGGCAAGCAGGAAATGCTGTCCGAAGACCTGTGTGTGCTGGCCAGCCTGAAGACCGGTCGGCCGGTCAAATGGGAGTTCACGCGCGAGGAACAGTTTGTTGGCGCATCCACCCGCCACCAGATGACCACCGACGTTAAGCTGGGAGCTACGAAAGACGGTGTACTGACCGCCATCCAAGTGCGTGTGGTGTCCAACACCGGCGCCTATGGCAACCACGGCAGCGAGACCCTGGCAGCCGCACTGGGCAACCCGCTCACTGCCTACCGCTGCACCAACAAAAAGGCCGATGGTTATGCGGTCTATACCAACATGGTTCCTGGTGGAGGCTTTCGCGGCTACGGCGCGGCCCAAACCACCTTTGCGATGGAATGCGCCATGGATGAACTGGCGCAGCAACTGGGCATCAGCCCCTTCGAGATACGCCGCATCAACATGGTCAAACCCGGCGACTGGATGGAGTCAGTGTGGAAAGACCCGTCAGACGTCAACTTCGGCAGCTACGGTCTGGACCAGTGTATGGACCTGGTGGAAAAAAATCTGGCAACCCCAGGCGGTCTGCCCACACCAGAGGGCAAACACTGGCGTGAAGGCACAGGCATTGCGCTGGCCATGCTGGACTGCGGTCCCCCCACCGAGCACCGCTCGGGTGCCGTCATGTCCATGCACGCGGACGGAAGTTACCACCTGGCCGTGGGCTCCACCGAAATGGGCAATGGCTCAGTCACCTCACACCGGCAGATTGCAGCCTCACTGCTGAACTGCCGTGCCGACCATGTAGCCATCATCAATGCGGACACCGACCTCACCCCGTATGACACCGGCACCTTTGCCAGCACGGGAACGGTGGTGGCGGGCAAAGCCGTTGCGCTGACCGCCGCTGCACTGGCAGAAAATATTCTGGACTACACGGCCCGCCACACCGGTACCGATGCAGCGCAGTGGAAGCTGGAAGAAGGATTTGTGGTGTCGAGCGAACGGCGCATAACCTTGCCAGACCTCCATGCCGCCGGCATGCGGGACAACCACCGCTTCGAAGCCAAACGCAAGGCCTATCTGTCACCGCGCACCACGGCCTTCAACGTGCAGGGCATCAAACTGGCCGTGCACCTGGTCACGGGTGAAATCAAAATACTGCGCAGCGTGCATGCAGCTGACATTGGTCGTCTGATCAACCCCATGCAATGCCGCGGCCAGGTGGAAGGTGCCATTGGCATGGGTGTGGGCTGGGCACTGACCGAACACATGGTGTACGACGACACGGGCAAGATGCGCAACGCCGCGCTGCGCAACTACCACATACCGGCCTTTGCCGACGCACCCCGCAGCGAGGTGTATTTTGCCGACACCTACGACACGATTGGACCTCTAGGCGCCAAAGCGCAAGGTGAGTGTGCTATTAATCCGGTAGCGCCTGCCATTGCCAATGCGCTGAAAAATGCCACCGGTGTGCGTTTTGCCCACCTGCCGCTTACGCCGGATCGCATCTTTGACCAGTTGCAAGCCACGCTGCCAACATGA
- a CDS encoding antibiotic biosynthesis monooxygenase, with the protein MSTDTVTIVTQTRAAAGKDVAFAAWQETVGQAAASHAGFLDQKVIPPSPPAQVDWVILQRFSSLQAAQQWMHSDTRSNLLADAQALLAGHDDIHIIRDASSGVLPAPASAVISTRVKPGQEAAYHQWERRMATAQAQAPGFQGYRIEPPLPGVQDSWLAIVRFDSDASLDQWMQSPARLNLLEEGKNLSDDVRARIVRTGFDQWFPGGGTADTTAPPAWKQNMIVLLLLYPVVFLFGYGVQGPLLDRGLHLPFWLSLFVSNVVGVLLLNSLVPWACTRFGWWLKPATASAHSTHVRGAALILSLYALSLLVFSQLQ; encoded by the coding sequence ATGAGCACCGACACGGTAACCATCGTCACACAAACCCGGGCCGCCGCCGGTAAGGATGTTGCCTTTGCCGCATGGCAGGAAACCGTTGGCCAGGCCGCCGCAAGCCATGCAGGTTTTTTGGACCAGAAGGTCATCCCACCCAGCCCACCCGCACAGGTTGATTGGGTCATTCTGCAACGCTTCAGCTCCCTGCAGGCAGCCCAGCAGTGGATGCACTCCGACACCCGCTCCAATCTGTTGGCAGATGCCCAAGCCCTGCTCGCCGGGCATGATGACATCCACATCATCCGGGACGCCTCCAGTGGTGTGCTGCCGGCGCCAGCTTCTGCGGTGATATCCACCCGTGTCAAACCGGGTCAAGAAGCGGCCTACCACCAATGGGAGCGGCGCATGGCAACGGCCCAGGCGCAGGCTCCTGGCTTCCAGGGTTACCGCATAGAACCCCCCTTGCCGGGCGTGCAGGATAGCTGGCTGGCCATCGTGCGTTTTGACTCGGATGCCAGCCTGGACCAATGGATGCAGTCACCCGCACGCCTGAACTTGCTGGAAGAAGGGAAAAATCTGAGTGACGATGTACGCGCCCGCATCGTACGCACCGGCTTTGACCAATGGTTCCCAGGAGGTGGCACCGCGGACACCACTGCACCACCAGCGTGGAAACAGAACATGATTGTGTTGCTCCTGCTGTACCCGGTGGTGTTCCTGTTTGGTTATGGTGTGCAGGGGCCTTTGCTCGACAGGGGTTTGCACCTGCCGTTTTGGCTGTCGCTGTTTGTCAGCAATGTGGTTGGTGTACTGCTGCTCAACTCACTAGTGCCCTGGGCCTGCACACGGTTTGGCTGGTGGTTGAAACCGGCCACCGCCAGCGCACACTCGACCCATGTGCGCGGCGCAGCCCTGATCCTCAGCCTGTATGCGCTGAGTCTGCTGGTGTTTTCACAGCTGCAGTAA
- the minE gene encoding cell division topological specificity factor MinE → MASFLSFLLGEKKKTASVAKERLQIILAHERSGRNAAEPDYLPALQAELVAVISKYIKINQNDIKVHLERQDNLEVLEVKIELPENR, encoded by the coding sequence ATGGCATCGTTTTTATCTTTCCTGCTGGGCGAGAAAAAGAAGACTGCCAGTGTCGCCAAGGAGCGGCTGCAGATCATTCTGGCGCACGAGCGCAGCGGCCGCAATGCGGCGGAGCCTGACTACCTGCCGGCCCTGCAGGCCGAGCTGGTGGCCGTGATCAGCAAATACATCAAGATCAACCAGAACGACATCAAGGTCCACCTGGAACGCCAGGACAACCTGGAAGTGCTGGAAGTCAAGATCGAACTGCCCGAGAACCGCTGA
- the minD gene encoding septum site-determining protein MinD: protein MARIIVITSGKGGVGKTTTSASFATGLALRGHKTAVIDFDVGLRNLDLIMGCERRVVYDLINVIQGEANLNQALIKDKQCDNLFVLAASQTRDKDALTQAGVEKVLHDLGAMDFEYIVCDSPAGIETGALMAMHFADEALVVTNPEVSSVRDSDRILGMLASKTKRAIEGLDPIKEHLLITRYNPTRVDQGQMLSLEDIQDILRIKLIGVIPESESVLQASNQGVPAVHMQGSDVSEAYKDVIDRFMGVDKPMRFTEAPKQGLLKRLFGGK from the coding sequence ATGGCAAGAATTATTGTGATCACCTCCGGCAAAGGTGGGGTTGGCAAGACCACCACCAGCGCCAGTTTTGCAACCGGTCTGGCCCTGCGCGGCCACAAGACCGCGGTCATCGACTTTGATGTGGGTTTGCGCAACCTGGACCTGATCATGGGTTGTGAACGCCGCGTGGTGTACGACCTGATTAACGTGATCCAGGGCGAAGCCAACCTGAACCAGGCGCTGATCAAGGACAAACAGTGTGACAACCTGTTTGTGCTGGCCGCTTCCCAAACGCGGGACAAGGACGCGCTGACACAGGCCGGCGTCGAAAAGGTGCTGCACGACCTGGGCGCGATGGACTTTGAATACATCGTCTGCGACTCGCCCGCCGGTATTGAGACCGGTGCTTTGATGGCCATGCACTTTGCAGACGAGGCACTGGTGGTGACCAACCCCGAGGTGTCGTCGGTGCGCGACTCGGATCGCATTCTGGGCATGTTGGCCAGCAAGACCAAACGCGCCATCGAAGGCCTGGACCCGATCAAGGAACACCTGCTGATCACCCGCTACAACCCGACGCGGGTAGACCAAGGGCAGATGCTGTCACTGGAAGACATCCAGGACATTCTGCGCATCAAACTCATTGGGGTGATCCCAGAGAGCGAATCCGTTTTGCAAGCGTCGAACCAGGGTGTGCCCGCTGTGCACATGCAGGGCAGTGATGTCTCGGAAGCCTACAAGGACGTGATCGACCGTTTTATGGGCGTGGACAAACCCATGCGTTTTACCGAAGCCCCCAAGCAAGGCCTGCTCAAGCGCCTGTTCGGAGGGAAGTAA
- the minC gene encoding septum site-determining protein MinC produces MSVSSAGHSAGQVPASFEIKSAQLPLVALLLKSNDGDVLAADVLRQFGPDGESPDFFDHDALVIDFSQLDPQEPIFDLVPLLKVLRSCSLVPVAARGASPEVMAAALAVGLVEAPPDVHRNRPAPAAAEPVANVVETVREVVHEVVREMPAPPTMVVDKPLRSGQKVYARGCDLVVLAMVNQGAEVVADGNIHVYAPLRGKAMAGARGDTNARIFSLCLEPELISIAGVYRTSENPLAPNVQGKAAQVRLSNDGQEKLIIEALNS; encoded by the coding sequence ATGTCCGTTTCTTCTGCAGGTCATAGTGCTGGGCAAGTGCCTGCATCGTTCGAAATCAAGAGTGCACAACTGCCCTTGGTGGCGCTGCTGTTGAAGTCCAATGACGGCGATGTGCTGGCGGCCGATGTTTTGCGGCAATTTGGACCGGACGGAGAAAGCCCCGACTTCTTCGACCACGACGCCTTGGTCATCGATTTTTCGCAACTGGACCCACAAGAGCCTATTTTTGACCTGGTGCCTTTGCTCAAGGTGCTGCGCTCCTGCAGCCTGGTGCCAGTGGCCGCACGGGGTGCTAGCCCTGAGGTGATGGCAGCCGCCTTGGCAGTCGGCCTGGTTGAGGCGCCGCCGGATGTGCACCGCAACCGCCCGGCCCCTGCTGCGGCCGAACCGGTTGCCAATGTCGTGGAAACCGTGCGGGAGGTTGTGCATGAAGTGGTACGCGAAATGCCCGCACCGCCCACCATGGTGGTGGACAAGCCGCTGCGCTCAGGCCAGAAGGTCTATGCCCGGGGTTGTGACCTGGTGGTTCTGGCCATGGTCAACCAGGGCGCCGAAGTGGTGGCCGACGGCAATATCCATGTGTATGCCCCTTTGCGTGGCAAGGCCATGGCGGGAGCCCGGGGCGATACCAATGCGCGCATTTTTTCGCTCTGCCTGGAGCCTGAACTGATTTCGATAGCTGGCGTGTACCGCACCAGCGAAAACCCCCTGGCACCGAACGTGCAAGGCAAGGCCGCGCAGGTGCGGCTCAGCAACGACGGCCAGGAAAAACTGATTATTGAAGCCTTGAACAGCTGA
- a CDS encoding alpha/beta fold hydrolase codes for MKLILRILGVVLIACCVFAVAGILATWAPDRPVSALTARWAQAPSQFIEVDGMQVHLRDEGPRDDPLPIVLLHGTSASLHTWDGWVQNLSGQRRVIRFDLPAFGLTGPNPNNDYSIAAYVRLVVGVVDKLGAKQFVLAGNSLGGQIAWGTALAHPQRVGKLVLIDAAGYPFQPTSIPIGFKIARMPGVRLLMEQVLPRGIVDSSVRNVYGDPAKVTPELVDRYYELTLRAGNRKALAYRMDQRLSGDDAGIKSLKVPTLILWGAKDRLIPLDSAERFAADIQGSKLVVFDALGHVPHEEDAQKTVEVFKAFLAAPSR; via the coding sequence ATGAAACTCATTCTTCGAATCCTGGGCGTTGTGTTGATCGCCTGCTGTGTATTTGCCGTGGCTGGCATTCTGGCTACCTGGGCACCCGACAGGCCCGTGTCGGCACTGACAGCCCGCTGGGCCCAAGCGCCGTCCCAATTTATAGAGGTCGATGGCATGCAGGTGCATCTGCGCGACGAAGGCCCGCGCGATGACCCCCTGCCCATTGTGTTGCTGCACGGCACGTCGGCCAGCCTGCACACCTGGGACGGCTGGGTGCAAAACCTCAGTGGCCAGCGCCGCGTGATCCGGTTCGACCTGCCAGCTTTCGGTTTGACAGGCCCCAACCCCAACAACGACTATTCCATTGCAGCCTATGTACGCCTGGTGGTTGGCGTGGTCGACAAGCTGGGCGCCAAACAGTTTGTGTTGGCTGGCAATTCGCTGGGTGGCCAGATTGCCTGGGGCACGGCGTTGGCCCATCCGCAGCGGGTTGGCAAACTGGTGCTGATTGATGCGGCGGGTTACCCGTTCCAACCCACATCTATACCCATAGGTTTCAAGATTGCCCGCATGCCGGGTGTCAGGCTTTTGATGGAACAGGTGCTGCCCCGTGGGATTGTCGACAGCAGTGTGCGCAATGTGTATGGTGATCCGGCCAAGGTCACCCCTGAGCTGGTGGACCGTTATTACGAACTGACCCTGCGTGCTGGCAACCGCAAGGCACTGGCCTACCGCATGGACCAGCGACTGAGTGGGGATGATGCAGGTATCAAGAGCCTGAAAGTACCTACGTTGATACTGTGGGGTGCCAAAGACAGGCTCATCCCCTTGGACAGTGCGGAACGTTTTGCGGCAGACATTCAGGGCTCTAAATTGGTGGTGTTTGATGCGCTGGGCCATGTACCCCATGAAGAAGATGCGCAAAAAACGGTGGAAGTATTCAAGGCCTTTCTGGCCGCGCCCTCCCGCTGA
- a CDS encoding GGDEF domain-containing protein, whose amino-acid sequence MSEKKPFEIARETLKQLTLQKLPPTPANYLAIYNEIAGIPVIAPFPADILRDISKSLPVKTPGQQKQRGLLDYAIDRLNWDGVKTALVAYGSFAPLTGGDDTPVAAAPKTGLNATAPALTTEFLSQLGRLIEYTQPALGTDDERFGELSKTLTSALRQSGSDILALKSMLLSYSDRVSFVAEDQAEIKKALLKLLHMVFENIADLSLDEQWLKGQMDALMEASTPPLTLRRLDDVERRLKDVIFKQKNAKEHALQAQNEMRDMLAAFIDRLSDMAKSTGTFHEKLEENARQIEQAKTLAEIAPVLKEVVSATRNMASQSKTSGDELQIMRDRAIQTDAELVKLHQELDRVSTQARHDPLTGALNRKGLEEAVEREISSVRRKETPLCMALLDIDNFKKLNDTMGHATGDIALAHLAKVARECMRPQDTLARYGGEEFVILLPDTPLDKGIEAMTRLQRELTKKFFLAGTEKMLITFSAGVAQLAPDETGSDAIRRADKAMYLAKRAGKNRVLGA is encoded by the coding sequence ATGAGTGAAAAAAAGCCCTTTGAAATTGCGCGTGAAACGCTCAAGCAACTGACGCTGCAAAAGCTGCCCCCCACACCCGCCAACTACCTGGCCATTTACAACGAAATTGCGGGCATCCCGGTGATTGCCCCCTTTCCTGCCGATATCCTGCGCGACATCTCCAAGTCACTCCCGGTCAAAACGCCTGGGCAGCAAAAACAGAGGGGTCTGCTGGACTACGCCATCGACCGTTTGAACTGGGACGGTGTCAAAACCGCGCTGGTGGCTTACGGCAGTTTTGCCCCTTTGACCGGTGGAGACGACACGCCGGTCGCTGCTGCACCCAAAACAGGTTTAAACGCCACGGCGCCTGCATTAACGACGGAGTTCTTGAGCCAGTTGGGTCGGCTGATTGAGTACACACAACCCGCATTGGGAACAGACGACGAACGTTTTGGCGAGTTGAGCAAAACGCTGACCAGCGCCCTGCGCCAAAGTGGCTCCGATATCCTGGCGCTCAAGAGCATGTTGCTCAGCTACAGCGACCGTGTCTCTTTTGTGGCCGAAGACCAGGCCGAGATCAAAAAAGCCCTGCTCAAACTCCTGCACATGGTGTTTGAAAACATTGCAGACCTGAGCCTGGACGAGCAATGGCTCAAGGGCCAGATGGATGCGTTGATGGAAGCGTCCACCCCGCCCCTCACCTTGCGCCGTCTGGACGATGTGGAGCGCCGTTTGAAGGACGTCATCTTCAAACAAAAAAATGCCAAAGAACATGCGCTGCAGGCCCAAAACGAAATGCGCGACATGTTGGCCGCGTTTATCGACCGCCTGTCGGACATGGCCAAGTCCACGGGCACATTCCACGAGAAGCTGGAAGAAAACGCCCGCCAGATCGAACAGGCCAAAACCCTCGCCGAAATTGCGCCGGTCTTGAAGGAAGTGGTCAGTGCCACCCGCAACATGGCCAGCCAAAGCAAGACCTCGGGCGACGAGCTGCAGATCATGCGCGACCGCGCCATCCAGACCGACGCCGAACTGGTGAAGTTACACCAGGAGCTGGACCGTGTCAGCACACAGGCCCGCCACGACCCCTTGACCGGTGCACTCAACCGCAAGGGTCTGGAAGAGGCCGTAGAGCGCGAAATCTCCAGCGTGCGGCGCAAGGAAACACCGTTGTGCATGGCCCTGCTTGATATCGACAACTTCAAAAAACTCAACGACACCATGGGTCACGCCACCGGGGATATTGCCCTGGCCCATTTGGCCAAGGTGGCGCGCGAGTGTATGCGTCCGCAGGACACGCTGGCCCGTTATGGCGGCGAGGAGTTTGTGATTTTGCTGCCCGACACACCGCTGGACAAAGGCATTGAAGCCATGACCCGCCTGCAGCGTGAGCTGACCAAAAAATTCTTCCTGGCAGGCACGGAAAAAATGCTCATCACCTTTAGTGCCGGCGTGGCCCAACTCGCCCCCGATGAGACCGGCAGTGATGCCATCCGGCGGGCCGACAAGGCCATGTACCTGGCCAAACGTGCCGGTAAAAACCGGGTACTGGGCGCCTAA